A stretch of Microbacterium caowuchunii DNA encodes these proteins:
- the rbfA gene encoding 30S ribosome-binding factor RbfA codes for MANERQARLADRIRVLIAERLEKGLRDPRLGFVTITDVRVTGDLQHASVFYTVLGSEQERIDSAAALTAATGMLRSDVGRKLGIRLTPTLEFILDGIPENAGHIEDLLREARERDESVAGLAATAQPAGDADPYVKPREIQD; via the coding sequence ATGGCCAACGAACGTCAGGCTCGCCTTGCCGACCGGATCCGCGTCCTGATCGCGGAGCGGCTCGAGAAGGGGCTGCGGGACCCGCGTCTCGGGTTCGTCACCATCACGGACGTCCGCGTGACCGGTGACCTGCAGCACGCCTCCGTGTTCTACACCGTGCTCGGCAGTGAGCAGGAGCGGATCGATTCCGCCGCCGCCCTCACCGCCGCGACCGGGATGCTGCGCAGCGACGTGGGCCGGAAGCTCGGCATCCGCCTCACGCCCACGCTCGAGTTCATCCTCGACGGCATTCCCGAGAACGCCGGCCACATCGAGGACCTGCTGCGCGAGGCCCGTGAGCGCGACGAGTCCGTCGCCGGGCTCGCGGCGACCGCCCAGCCCGCCGGCGACGCGGACCCCTACGTGAAGCCCCGCGAGATCCAGGACTGA
- the truB gene encoding tRNA pseudouridine(55) synthase TruB, which yields MRDDRPAAPSGILLVDKPGGMTSHDVVARARKALGTRKIGHAGTLDPMATGLLVLGVGPATRLLTYLVGLDKTYLATIRLGAATDTDDAEGEVTATAGEGLVAAVTDAAIAAGIAQLTGDISQVPSTVSAIKVDGRRAYDRARAGEEVVLKARAVTVSRFDVLAARRTEHLIELDVVVDCTSGTYIRALARDLGAALGVGGHLSALRRTRIGDFDVAEAVPADAMDAGGLLDAAVVAARVMTRLDVDEDQARDLRHGKRLLGAGTLAGRGHLAAVDPAGRLVGILERRGADLKSAMNMPPEESE from the coding sequence ATGCGTGACGACAGGCCTGCTGCGCCATCCGGGATCCTGCTCGTGGACAAACCCGGGGGCATGACCAGCCACGACGTCGTCGCGCGGGCGCGCAAGGCGCTCGGCACGCGGAAGATCGGCCACGCGGGGACGCTCGACCCGATGGCCACCGGGCTGCTCGTGCTCGGCGTCGGTCCCGCCACCCGCCTGCTGACCTACCTCGTCGGACTCGACAAGACGTATCTCGCGACGATCCGGCTCGGCGCGGCCACGGACACCGACGACGCCGAGGGGGAGGTCACGGCGACGGCGGGGGAGGGTCTCGTGGCGGCCGTCACGGATGCGGCCATCGCCGCCGGCATCGCGCAGCTGACCGGCGACATCTCCCAGGTCCCCAGCACGGTGTCCGCCATAAAGGTGGACGGGCGCCGCGCCTACGACCGCGCCCGGGCGGGCGAGGAGGTCGTCCTCAAGGCCCGCGCCGTGACCGTTTCCCGTTTCGACGTCCTCGCCGCCCGCAGGACCGAGCACCTGATCGAGCTCGACGTCGTGGTCGACTGCACGAGCGGGACGTACATCCGGGCGCTCGCCCGCGACCTGGGCGCGGCGCTCGGCGTCGGCGGCCACCTGAGCGCGCTGCGGCGCACGAGGATCGGCGACTTCGACGTGGCCGAGGCCGTGCCGGCGGACGCCATGGACGCCGGCGGGCTGCTCGACGCGGCGGTCGTCGCGGCGCGCGTCATGACGAGGCTCGATGTCGACGAGGACCAGGCGCGCGACCTCCGTCACGGCAAGCGTCTCCTCGGCGCCGGCACCCTCGCCGGACGCGGCCATCTCGCCGCCGTCGACCCCGCCGGGCGGCTCGTGGGCATCCTCGAGCGCCGCGGTGCGGATCTGAAGAGCGCCATGAACATGCCTCCGGAGGAGAGCGAATGA
- the deoC gene encoding deoxyribose-phosphate aldolase translates to MPEITEAQLAATIDHAILKPEFTRADVDAELSIAREWRVFSVCVRPSDIPHAVDRLAGSGVAVGTVIGFPHGTTSTAAKVAEARAAIEAGATELDMVVNIGWLRSGFDDAVVEDIRAVKDAAGSRVLKVILETSLLDEEQIARGSRLTEAGGADFVKTSTGFAGGGATVPHVRLMRENVSDAVQVKASGGVRSLATALEMLDAGATRLGTSGSATILGELRSILAGGTAAGRVDESSY, encoded by the coding sequence ATGCCTGAGATCACCGAAGCCCAGCTCGCCGCCACGATCGATCACGCCATCCTGAAGCCCGAGTTCACCCGGGCGGATGTCGACGCCGAGCTGTCGATCGCCCGCGAGTGGCGCGTGTTCAGCGTGTGCGTCCGACCGTCGGACATCCCCCATGCCGTCGACCGGCTGGCGGGGTCGGGCGTCGCCGTGGGCACGGTCATCGGATTCCCGCACGGCACCACCTCGACCGCCGCAAAGGTGGCCGAAGCGCGCGCCGCGATCGAGGCGGGCGCGACCGAGCTCGACATGGTCGTCAACATCGGCTGGCTGCGTTCCGGCTTCGACGACGCGGTGGTCGAGGACATCCGCGCCGTGAAGGACGCCGCCGGCTCACGCGTACTGAAGGTGATCCTGGAGACCTCGCTCCTCGACGAGGAGCAGATCGCCCGCGGCAGCCGCCTCACCGAGGCGGGCGGGGCCGACTTCGTCAAGACCTCGACCGGATTCGCCGGAGGGGGCGCGACGGTCCCGCACGTGCGGCTCATGCGCGAGAACGTGTCGGATGCGGTGCAGGTCAAGGCATCCGGAGGGGTCCGGAGCCTCGCCACCGCACTGGAGATGCTCGACGCCGGTGCGACGCGCCTGGGCACGAGCGGCAGCGCGACGATCCTCGGCGAGCTGCGCTCGATCCTCGCCGGCGGAACCGCGGCGGGTCGGGTCGACGAGTCCTCGTACTGA
- a CDS encoding A/G-specific adenine glycosylase: protein MPELAPIVNAWFERNARPLPWRAPGFGAWGVLVSEFMLQQTPVERVVPRLQEWLERWPTPADLAAAPPADAVRLWANLGYPRRALWLHRAAVEIRDRHDGRVPRDVDALLALTGVGDYTARAVAVFAYGDHHPVVDTNTRRVLARAVDGRAHPGPPARRDLAAMALQLPAEHDAAARFNAAAMELGAVVCTARAPRCDACPLVAVCAWRNAGYPDTGDTRRRQARYEGSDRQARGAVLRVLREAPEHAAALDQVVPDWPDPRQRDRAIDSLIADGLAEASGGMLRLPR, encoded by the coding sequence GTGCCCGAACTCGCCCCGATCGTCAACGCCTGGTTCGAGCGGAATGCCCGCCCGCTCCCGTGGCGCGCGCCCGGGTTCGGTGCCTGGGGTGTGCTGGTGAGCGAGTTCATGCTCCAGCAGACTCCCGTCGAGCGGGTGGTCCCCCGGTTGCAGGAATGGCTGGAACGCTGGCCCACGCCCGCAGACCTCGCCGCCGCACCGCCGGCGGACGCCGTGCGGCTCTGGGCCAACCTCGGCTACCCCCGGCGGGCGCTGTGGCTGCATCGCGCGGCGGTGGAGATCAGGGACCGGCACGACGGCCGCGTCCCCCGCGATGTGGACGCCCTGTTGGCGCTGACGGGTGTCGGGGACTACACCGCCCGGGCGGTCGCCGTGTTCGCGTACGGGGACCACCACCCGGTCGTCGACACGAACACGCGTCGCGTACTGGCGCGCGCCGTGGACGGGCGCGCGCACCCGGGTCCGCCCGCCCGGCGGGACCTCGCCGCGATGGCGCTCCAGCTGCCGGCCGAGCACGATGCGGCGGCACGGTTCAACGCCGCCGCGATGGAGCTCGGCGCCGTCGTCTGCACGGCGCGCGCCCCGCGCTGCGATGCGTGCCCGCTGGTGGCGGTGTGCGCCTGGCGGAACGCGGGGTATCCCGACACCGGCGACACGCGGCGGCGTCAGGCCCGGTACGAGGGCAGCGACCGGCAGGCGCGCGGGGCCGTACTGCGGGTCCTCCGCGAGGCACCCGAGCACGCGGCGGCGCTCGATCAGGTCGTCCCGGACTGGCCGGACCCACGCCAGCGCGACCGGGCGATCGATTCCCTGATCGCCGACGGTCTGGCGGAGGCATCCGGCGGGATGCTGCGGCTGCCGCGCTGA
- a CDS encoding bifunctional riboflavin kinase/FAD synthetase — MMVFRGPEDVPAGFGPSVVAIGKFDGVHAGHRVVLERAKVDAATRGARVVAVTFDRNPLAVLRPERNPAELVGVPQKLRLLAETGIDATMVLTFDERLALLSPRDFVVDMLVEPLGMCTILVGTDFRFGRGGAGNADLLRELGEEFGFRVDVVDEVRAIDEGRRVSSTWVRELLGAGDVETAAKLLGRPTAVWGEVVHGLKRGRALGFPTANLSASLEGFAPADGVYAGWLIDEAPGLRSGVRYPAAISVGTNPTFGDVTRRQVEAYVLDETDLDLYGHEVEVQFVSRVRGMTAFDGVESLKAQMADDVAQVRAALGRG; from the coding sequence ATGATGGTCTTCCGCGGGCCCGAGGACGTGCCCGCCGGATTCGGACCGTCGGTGGTCGCGATCGGCAAATTCGACGGAGTGCACGCGGGTCACCGTGTCGTGCTCGAACGGGCGAAGGTGGATGCGGCGACCCGGGGCGCACGGGTCGTGGCGGTCACCTTCGACCGGAACCCCCTCGCGGTGCTCCGGCCCGAACGCAACCCCGCCGAGCTGGTGGGGGTCCCGCAGAAGCTGCGTCTGCTCGCGGAGACGGGCATCGACGCGACGATGGTGCTCACCTTCGACGAACGTCTGGCGCTGCTGAGCCCGCGCGACTTCGTCGTGGACATGCTCGTCGAGCCGCTCGGCATGTGCACGATCCTGGTCGGGACCGACTTCCGGTTCGGCCGCGGCGGGGCGGGGAACGCGGACCTCCTGCGCGAACTCGGCGAAGAGTTCGGCTTCCGCGTCGACGTGGTGGACGAGGTCCGCGCGATCGACGAGGGCCGGCGGGTCTCCTCCACCTGGGTGCGCGAACTGCTCGGCGCCGGCGACGTCGAGACGGCGGCGAAATTGCTCGGCCGCCCGACCGCGGTGTGGGGCGAGGTCGTGCACGGGCTCAAGCGCGGTCGTGCCCTGGGCTTCCCGACCGCGAACCTGTCGGCCTCCCTGGAGGGCTTCGCCCCGGCCGACGGCGTGTATGCCGGATGGCTGATCGACGAGGCCCCTGGCCTGCGCTCCGGCGTCCGGTATCCGGCCGCCATCTCGGTGGGCACGAATCCCACCTTCGGCGACGTCACCCGTCGTCAGGTCGAGGCGTACGTGCTCGATGAGACGGATCTCGACCTCTACGGCCATGAGGTCGAGGTGCAGTTCGTCTCCCGGGTACGGGGGATGACGGCGTTCGACGGGGTGGAATCGTTGAAGGCGCAGATGGCCGACGATGTCGCGCAGGTGCGCGCGGCGCTCGGGCGGGGCTGA